The Pseudodesulfovibrio senegalensis nucleotide sequence AGGCTTCCAGCTCGCTGGGCGTGATCTGGAAGGATTTCAGGGTTCCGAGAATATCGACGAACCAGTACTGGATGAAGCTGACGTTGTAGTCCTTGACGGCCTTGAGAACGTCGTCCGCGTTTTTGCAGTTGAAAACGGGAATGTCCATGGGATTCCTCCATTGGTTGGTGGTTTCGGTATTGCAGACCGGAGTGAACCCGGTTGAAAATACAAGCATTGTGCCAAGCAGATGAATGGCAATGATTCAAGATCGTTATCCGATTTCGCGTGTCTGTGTCACGGGAAAAACGGAGTCTGTTTTGCGATTAATGTAAAAAAAGGCGTAAAAAATCGAAAATCGATGACAAATATGTTCACATTGTCCCTACAAGTATCGAAAGTATCGATTTTTTGCCATACATTTGTTCCAAAATGCACCTGAAAAAACCACAGACGTACGTTTTGGTTCTTTTTGCGTGCCAAGCACTTGTGAATTATTTCACCTCTCGGGCAACGCGTTTTTTGTGTGATCATGTGAGCATATGTTTTTCTTCGTTCATTTTGTAACAATGGTTGCCTTGTTTTTTTCCCACTGTATAGAGCGTGATGGTTCCATGCGTCCTGCGGTTTATCGTCCGTTTCGGCGCTTGGGAGGTTCAATCAAAGACAACGCGTTTTTGCAGGAGAATCAAGGTGAGCATTAAATACAAGATATTCATTCCCATCGTGCCGCTCGTGCTGGTGATCGGGCTGGCCGGATACTTTTTGTTGACGGACCAGTTCGACGACCTGCGCTATTCGGTTGCCGACATGATGTTGGGCAACACTGCGGAGAAATTGGCCCTGAACACGGAAAGCGCCGCCATCCGCGCGCAGGAGGAGGCCGCCCTGTTCAGCCGTATGGGCGTGGTGCAAAACGCCTATGCATTGGCGCAGTCCGGCAACATGGACGACGAGAGCGATCCGGCGTCCCAGCAGGCCCGCGAACTGCTGCGCACCGAACTCAAGTCTGTTCTGGACGGGTATTCCGCGAGCACGGGCGGCAATCTCAAGCTGCATTTCCACCTGCCCAACGGCCGCAGCCTTGTGCGCATGTGGCGGAAAAAGCAGGCCAAACGCAACGGCCAGTGGCTGGACGTTTCCGACGATCTTTCCGGGTTTCGCCAGACCGTGCTGGACGTGAACCGCGACGGCCGTTCCCGGCGCGGCGTGGAGCCCGGGCGCGGCGGTTTTGCCATCCGCGGTCTGGCCGCGGTCAAATCCCCGGACGGCAGGCATCTCGGTTCCGTGGAAGTGCTCAAGAGCTACGACGACGTGTTCCGTTTTTTCAAGGATGACGACAACAAGTTCTTTACCCTGTACATGGATGCGGCCTTGCTGCCCACCACCACCAAGCTGCAGGACCCGTCCAAAAACCCGGTGCTGGACAACGCGTTCGTGCGCGTGGCCGGCAAGGCCAACGAGCAGTTGGACAAGGCCGTGACCCCGGCAAACCTCAGGCGCGGTATGCAGGAGCGGGTCATGACCGTTTCCGGCAACTACGCATTGGCCTATGTTCCGGTGAAGGACTACAACGGCAAGCCCATCGGGGTCATTGCCGTGGCCGAAGACATCTCCCTGCAAAACGCCATGATCGGCAGCGCCATGATGCTGGTGCTGGGCATTTTCCTGTGCGCGGTGCTGCTTCCGGCCCTGGCCATTCTCGGGGTGTTGCCCTTTGTCATTTTCCGCCCGTTGGCGCGCATCCGCACCTTTGCCGCGGATGTGGCCACGGGCAATCTGGATGCGTCCGTGCATGTGGACGCCAAGGACGAGATCGGCGAGATCGCGGCTTCGGTGGAACGCATTCCCCGGAGCATGGCCGCCCTGATCGATGAATGCGAGGGCACGGCCGCCAAGGTGCGTACCGGAGAAATGACCGCGCGGGGCGATGTTTCCGGATTCCACGGCGCGTTCGCCCAGATGGTGCGCAGCGTCAACGGGCTGGCCGACACCTTTACCGCCATTTTCGACGCCATGCCCTTTCCCCTGTTTACCGTGGATCGCGATGCGCGGCTGTTGTACGTGAACACATCCACGGCCAGATGCGCGGGCGGTGATGCCGCTTCCTTGCAGGGCAGAAAGTGCGTGGATGCCTTTGGTGACAAGTGCAGCGGCGGGCAGTGGGCCTGCCAGCGGGCCATGGCTTCGCTCAAGGGCGAAAGCGGCAGCAGCACCGTGGAAACCGTCCATGGAACCATGGAGGCGGTCAACCATGCCATTCCCCTGTTCGACGACCGGGGCGAACCCGCCGGCGCGCTGGAGATCGTGGTGGACCAGACCAGCATCGTGGAATCCCGGCGCACCATGGAGCGCATCGCCAATCAGGCCGGGGAGCTTTCCCGGCGTATGGCTGCGGCGTCCACCCAGCTTGCCGAGCGCGTGCACGGTGCCAGCGAGGGGGCCGTGCGTCAGGGCAGGCGCACCACGGAAACGGCCACAGCCATGGAAGAGATGAATGTCACGGTCATGGAAGTGGCCAGAAATTCCAGCCTTGCCGCGGAAAATGCCGAAGCCACCAGAAATCAGGCTCAGGACGGCCACGGCAAGGTGAGCGAGGTGGTCGCCGCCGTAAACGAGGTGGCCAGCCTTGCCTCGGTTCTCAAGGGCAACATGCGCGAGCTGGGCGAGCAGGCCGACGGCATTGGCCGGGTCATGACGGTCATCACCGACATTGCGGATCAGACCAACCTGCTGGCCCTGAACGCGGCCATCGAGGCTGCGCGCGCGGGCGAGGCCGGGCGCGGGTTCGCGGTGGTGGCGGACGAGGTGCGCAAGCTTGCGGAAAAGACCATGGTGGCCACCAAGGAAGTGGGCGATGCCATCAACGCCATTCAGGGCGTGACCGAGCGCAACGTGGTGCAGACCGACAAGGCCGCGCAGGTGGTGGATGACTGCACCGGGCTTTCCCACGCGGCCGGGGATTCGTTGCAGGAGATCGTGAACCTTGCACAGAACATGGCCGATCAGGTGCGTGGCATTGCCACGGCCGCCGAAGAACAGTCCGCAGCGACCGAACAGGTGGCCCGGTCCACGGATGAAATCAACGAAATATCAGAGGAAACCACGGAAATCATGAACCAGTCAGCCGAGGCCTGCGTGGAGCTTTCGCGCGTGGCCAGCGAGTTGGACGCCTTGATCGCTGATTTGAATTCAGGCTCCCAATAAGGGCCCAATCGCTACGTTGCCGCAAAAAGGCCAAAGCCTCGCGTTGGCATGTGTATCAACAAGGCCCGGCCAGCATATGCTGGCCGGGTTTTTCTTTTTAGGCCGGGGTCACGATGGAATGCACGGTGCGGGTGAGCTCCTGCTCGCCCTTGGCCGCGTATATTTCGTACAGGCCCATGATGGTGGCCTGCGAGAACACGTAGTTGCGCAGGCTGTTGAAGCCCTTGGCGTCGTCGGACTTGATGTTGTAGTCGCGCTCGGCAATGGTCTTCATGACCGGGATGGTCCACTGGGCCGCCGGAACGGTCAGGATCCAGTCGTGGTCGCCCAGGTGGCACACGAAACCTTCCTGACGGCGCGGCATGGGCAGGGTCTTGCCGCCCGGCTCCAGCAGGCCGCGTTTGACCGGGTCCACGCCCGCGATGATGGCTGCGGCCGTGATCCAGCCCACCACCTTGGCCTCGTCCTCGGGCGTGCGCGGGTGGTTGTGGGCGCAGGCCTGGGCAACGCAGACCTCGGCGGGCAGGCCGCGAACGATGGATTCGGCCACACCCAGCGGATGATGCTCGCCCGTGCCGCCCAGCTTCATTTCGCCGCGCGATTCACCGTTTTTCTGCCACTGGAAGACCCACGGCTTGTGCAGGTCGTGCAGCAGCTGGGAGGCGATGACCACGTCGCGGTCCAGCAGGTAGTCGTAGACCTCGCGGTAGCCTTCGTACAGGGCCATGGAAACGCGGGTGTTCAGGTCCGTGTGCGTCACCAGCCCGCCCGGGTAGGAATGGTGGCTGCCGTAGCCGCTGCCCGGCGCGGAATAAAAGGGCTGGGGCTCGGCGCTCGCGGATTTGGCCGGGGGCAAAAAGTCTTTCAGGGCCACGTCCTTGAGCAGGCCCTTGGCGGTTAGCTCCTTCCAGATTTCCTTTTTTTCCGAAGAGCCGATGCGCTGCATGAGCGTGGGCGCGGGCTTGGCCATGATGTCCAGCACGGTGGCGCGGATTTTCGGGTTGCGAATCGTGTTGGCCGAGGCGTGCAGGCTGTCCCAGCCGCTCATGACCAGTCCGGACTGCTCGGCCATGGCCTGCGGGGTCATGGCGCGGACTTCGTCCACACAGATGCGGGTGTAGGCGGCCTGCGCCTTTTTGGGCAGTGTACTGGCCGCCACAACGGCTCCGGCCGCAAGGCCGAAGCGAAGAAAGTCTCTGCGTTCCATCTGTGACATGGGGTATTCTCCTTGAATGGCTTGTTGTTCGCGTGAGCGCGAAAATACCATGGGAGATTATAGTCCTTTGCATTGCAGATGGTTACGGCAATGAAAAAGCTTTGCGATATCAGGTTGTGGTTTGGTTACGGAAATGAAGGAGGCGGACTATTCGGCGTGTAGGGCGGCGCGCTGCAGGGCCATTCTGCAGGCCTCAAGCCATGCGGTGCCGTGGCGGCGGCAGGGCTCCAGATGGCAGCCCTCGCCCCACTCGTTCCACGCGTTGATGAACACCAGCCGGTTGTCCGGGGTGTTGCGCATGGTTTTGCGGATGGCGTTTTCCAGATGGTAGGCAAACACGCCCGGCGAGGCGTTGTCAAAGACCAGCGCGGCCTTTTTGTAGCGCGGGGAATTGTCCCAGCCCGGAAACACGCCGTGATAGCGCGTATACGGCGCCGGGGGTTTGAGCAGCATATTGGTGACCGTGGTCTTGTAGTCCACCCTTCTGGGCTGCTGGCCCGGGTTGAGCAGTTGCCCGGCCATGCGCCAGTCCGGCGCGAACTCCACGGCCGCGTCAAAGCCCAGCGTTGCCGGGTCGCGGTCCCAGTCCAGCGCT carries:
- a CDS encoding methyl-accepting chemotaxis protein, with amino-acid sequence MSIKYKIFIPIVPLVLVIGLAGYFLLTDQFDDLRYSVADMMLGNTAEKLALNTESAAIRAQEEAALFSRMGVVQNAYALAQSGNMDDESDPASQQARELLRTELKSVLDGYSASTGGNLKLHFHLPNGRSLVRMWRKKQAKRNGQWLDVSDDLSGFRQTVLDVNRDGRSRRGVEPGRGGFAIRGLAAVKSPDGRHLGSVEVLKSYDDVFRFFKDDDNKFFTLYMDAALLPTTTKLQDPSKNPVLDNAFVRVAGKANEQLDKAVTPANLRRGMQERVMTVSGNYALAYVPVKDYNGKPIGVIAVAEDISLQNAMIGSAMMLVLGIFLCAVLLPALAILGVLPFVIFRPLARIRTFAADVATGNLDASVHVDAKDEIGEIAASVERIPRSMAALIDECEGTAAKVRTGEMTARGDVSGFHGAFAQMVRSVNGLADTFTAIFDAMPFPLFTVDRDARLLYVNTSTARCAGGDAASLQGRKCVDAFGDKCSGGQWACQRAMASLKGESGSSTVETVHGTMEAVNHAIPLFDDRGEPAGALEIVVDQTSIVESRRTMERIANQAGELSRRMAAASTQLAERVHGASEGAVRQGRRTTETATAMEEMNVTVMEVARNSSLAAENAEATRNQAQDGHGKVSEVVAAVNEVASLASVLKGNMRELGEQADGIGRVMTVITDIADQTNLLALNAAIEAARAGEAGRGFAVVADEVRKLAEKTMVATKEVGDAINAIQGVTERNVVQTDKAAQVVDDCTGLSHAAGDSLQEIVNLAQNMADQVRGIATAAEEQSAATEQVARSTDEINEISEETTEIMNQSAEACVELSRVASELDALIADLNSGSQ
- a CDS encoding twin-arginine translocation signal domain-containing protein — protein: MSQMERRDFLRFGLAAGAVVAASTLPKKAQAAYTRICVDEVRAMTPQAMAEQSGLVMSGWDSLHASANTIRNPKIRATVLDIMAKPAPTLMQRIGSSEKKEIWKELTAKGLLKDVALKDFLPPAKSASAEPQPFYSAPGSGYGSHHSYPGGLVTHTDLNTRVSMALYEGYREVYDYLLDRDVVIASQLLHDLHKPWVFQWQKNGESRGEMKLGGTGEHHPLGVAESIVRGLPAEVCVAQACAHNHPRTPEDEAKVVGWITAAAIIAGVDPVKRGLLEPGGKTLPMPRRQEGFVCHLGDHDWILTVPAAQWTIPVMKTIAERDYNIKSDDAKGFNSLRNYVFSQATIMGLYEIYAAKGEQELTRTVHSIVTPA